A DNA window from Mariprofundus aestuarium contains the following coding sequences:
- a CDS encoding tetratricopeptide repeat protein: MHSASVLITTILTILILNTGICHAADQSDVNNVRSFVMQGETHRAISLARTLLADTSLSNNQRYELLLLLAESEEKLTTARNYDGAELSIRAYQDLHKEYPQRFEAVKMHWKVAWLSWNQRKYDQADSALQAILQEYPHAPEAKKAALLHARYLIQRSKFQNARGVLFRYFGLGTDVSDLEEAEGFVWLAIIDDADGNSKQAFRNMADAYNHHPGVIEKDPFLYAAYIRLLSQYETRQVQSAHIVRFLKKYAAKPEALDVRLLQADILAEQGDIRGADTIYGILASRYRESAVGKRAYIRHLMQQNRDLTDTEKLKELLDKLSRIVANNQLSEIEIEATLYQARTLVRLGANDPAYLSRATASYAIAASSESPSRFVDAARSEGKELLGRHIQSTLEQKQWLQAVVLWKRYPQIRPEKSQKLAFGIAQAYIRLLDFVHAEEMLERLYTEAANSVWSQRIMLEKARLWADRNDPDGVIKIMQWLAKHEKTLYRQDFLLIAASIQNSQEDASAASQTLANINAGDLTPELRKTYWLTKARINLNLKRWHTAAEAWKQLADASEGDNRWQYLLEQADALIQSKGYIEAETALLQLPESEQKAAWHYAMALCALNTGRWSKAREHLIPLSTSDSDPDYQLRARLLLAQEQADQAKRKYQ, encoded by the coding sequence ATGCATTCTGCCTCAGTTCTTATTACGACTATTTTGACGATCCTGATCCTCAACACGGGCATCTGCCATGCGGCGGATCAGAGTGACGTTAATAATGTGCGCTCTTTCGTGATGCAGGGCGAAACACATCGCGCCATCAGCCTGGCCCGCACGCTTCTGGCCGACACCAGCCTGAGTAACAACCAGCGTTATGAACTGCTGCTTTTGCTGGCTGAGTCGGAGGAAAAACTCACAACAGCGAGGAATTATGACGGTGCAGAACTGAGCATCCGGGCATATCAGGATTTGCATAAAGAGTATCCGCAGCGATTCGAAGCTGTGAAAATGCACTGGAAAGTGGCATGGCTAAGCTGGAACCAGCGCAAGTATGATCAAGCGGATTCTGCCCTGCAGGCTATTTTACAGGAGTATCCTCACGCTCCAGAGGCGAAAAAAGCGGCCCTGCTACATGCGCGCTACCTCATTCAGCGGAGCAAGTTCCAAAACGCTCGGGGAGTCCTGTTCAGGTATTTCGGCCTGGGTACGGATGTCTCTGATCTGGAGGAGGCAGAGGGGTTTGTCTGGCTGGCCATTATCGATGATGCTGATGGCAACAGTAAACAGGCCTTCAGGAATATGGCCGATGCCTACAACCATCACCCAGGGGTCATTGAGAAGGATCCGTTTCTTTATGCTGCATACATCCGCCTTTTATCCCAGTACGAAACCCGCCAGGTTCAATCTGCTCATATCGTTCGTTTTCTGAAGAAATATGCTGCTAAACCAGAGGCTTTGGATGTACGTCTGCTGCAAGCTGATATTCTGGCTGAGCAGGGGGATATCCGCGGCGCAGATACCATTTACGGCATTTTGGCAAGCCGCTACAGGGAGTCGGCGGTCGGCAAACGAGCCTATATACGCCACCTGATGCAGCAGAACAGGGATCTCACCGACACTGAAAAGCTGAAGGAGCTGCTGGATAAGCTCTCGCGGATAGTGGCGAACAACCAGCTTTCTGAAATTGAAATCGAGGCAACGCTATATCAGGCGCGCACTCTGGTACGCCTTGGTGCCAATGACCCCGCATACCTCTCCAGGGCCACCGCATCCTATGCCATTGCGGCATCCTCGGAATCCCCCTCCAGATTTGTTGATGCTGCCCGTAGCGAGGGAAAGGAGCTGCTGGGCAGGCATATCCAGAGCACGCTTGAGCAGAAACAGTGGCTTCAGGCTGTTGTGCTGTGGAAACGATACCCACAGATCAGGCCTGAAAAGTCGCAAAAACTGGCTTTCGGGATTGCACAGGCCTACATCCGTTTACTGGACTTCGTACACGCCGAGGAGATGCTGGAGCGTTTATATACTGAGGCTGCCAATTCAGTCTGGTCGCAGCGCATTATGCTTGAAAAAGCCCGCCTCTGGGCCGACCGCAATGATCCCGATGGTGTCATTAAAATCATGCAATGGCTGGCCAAGCATGAGAAGACACTTTATCGCCAGGACTTTCTGCTGATCGCAGCGAGCATACAGAACAGCCAGGAAGATGCTTCGGCAGCCAGCCAGACCTTGGCAAATATCAATGCGGGTGATTTGACGCCCGAGCTGCGTAAAACATACTGGCTCACCAAAGCTCGCATCAACCTGAACTTGAAACGCTGGCACACCGCTGCTGAAGCATGGAAACAGCTGGCTGATGCAAGCGAGGGCGATAACAGATGGCAGTATCTCCTGGAGCAGGCCGATGCCCTGATCCAGAGCAAGGGATACATAGAGGCAGAGACAGCTTTACTGCAACTGCCGGAATCTGAGCAGAAAGCAGCATGGCACTATGCGATGGCACTATGCGCTCTTAATACAGGGCGCTGGAGCAAGGCCAGGGAACATCTCATTCCATTAAGTACGTCTGATTCTGACCCGGACTATCAGTTAAGGGCACGCCTGCTGCTAGCTCAGGAGCAGGCAGACCAGGCGAAGAGGAAATATCAATGA
- a CDS encoding adenylate/guanylate cyclase domain-containing protein, translated as MSLRWSWSLFSVLLTLVSSAVIALSMITVERDALRAGQENQLRLTASILSEALSMPMMADSRAEVDRLLEKFIETSPGAMIYLRWANGESETFGEGRIPSDVTSSLHVKGASVERQERWYAQGIDFNNSNLGTIALHLPAPEDDIYSGEMKLFLAMLALLLAMLAGALAYRFSAAITQLMHRLSAASRKVGTGDFSVHIPGYGSGEMGKSVGDFNQMVSQLSSRQMTLGLFGRYQNPQQVSDSFDRTLVNSDQPARTVAVMAVEMVDFGAYSSSIRESGGLSGLNRFFSVLDNIVSANGGHVDSISGSRMVAVFNHPLNLKNYQERAAMASLEIIEASKNLSLQQSDGTAVAFNVGLAQGEVLTGYLGSGKHREFRAVGAPVSLAEHLALLGSGDEIIAGGEILHQLGYGFEQSSLGTQTLAGGESLQVANITPNTERLIEAVQQGVSAAISNMEPDGLAAPSI; from the coding sequence ATGTCTTTACGTTGGTCCTGGAGTTTATTTTCAGTTTTGCTGACGCTCGTCAGCTCTGCTGTCATAGCGCTTAGCATGATTACTGTTGAGCGTGATGCGCTGCGAGCCGGGCAGGAAAATCAGCTTCGATTAACAGCCTCCATACTGTCAGAAGCCCTGAGCATGCCGATGATGGCCGACAGCAGGGCTGAAGTTGACCGGCTGCTGGAGAAGTTTATTGAAACCTCACCTGGCGCGATGATTTATCTTCGCTGGGCCAATGGCGAAAGCGAAACGTTTGGTGAAGGGAGGATCCCCAGCGACGTAACCTCCTCCCTTCATGTGAAAGGGGCGTCTGTTGAAAGGCAGGAGCGCTGGTATGCCCAGGGCATTGATTTCAACAACTCAAATCTGGGGACAATTGCACTGCATCTCCCGGCTCCGGAAGATGATATTTATAGCGGCGAAATGAAACTGTTTCTCGCCATGCTAGCGCTGCTGCTTGCCATGCTGGCTGGTGCTCTGGCCTATCGTTTCTCTGCTGCTATCACGCAATTGATGCACAGGCTTTCAGCGGCATCAAGGAAGGTTGGGACAGGCGACTTCTCCGTTCACATTCCCGGTTATGGCAGCGGTGAGATGGGGAAGAGTGTGGGTGATTTTAATCAAATGGTTTCTCAGCTCTCCAGTCGGCAGATGACCCTTGGACTGTTCGGCCGCTATCAAAACCCCCAACAGGTCTCTGACAGCTTCGACAGAACATTGGTCAATTCAGACCAGCCGGCTAGAACGGTTGCCGTCATGGCCGTCGAAATGGTCGATTTCGGAGCCTATTCCTCCTCAATTCGTGAGTCCGGAGGGCTCTCTGGGCTTAACCGGTTTTTCAGCGTATTGGACAACATCGTTTCGGCCAATGGAGGCCATGTCGATTCGATTTCAGGCAGCCGCATGGTTGCCGTATTTAATCACCCATTAAACCTGAAGAACTATCAGGAGCGGGCAGCAATGGCCTCCCTGGAAATCATTGAGGCCTCTAAAAATCTATCGCTGCAGCAATCCGACGGAACCGCTGTTGCCTTCAACGTCGGCCTTGCTCAGGGCGAGGTGCTTACCGGCTACCTGGGGAGTGGCAAACATAGGGAGTTCAGGGCTGTTGGCGCACCGGTATCACTGGCAGAGCATCTGGCCTTGCTGGGGAGTGGCGATGAAATCATTGCCGGCGGCGAGATTCTGCATCAACTCGGATATGGTTTCGAACAGAGCAGCCTGGGAACCCAGACACTTGCTGGCGGCGAAAGTTTACAGGTCGCAAACATCACCCCTAATACAGAGCGCCTGATTGAAGCAGTGCAACAAGGTGTCTCTGCAGCAATCAGCAATATGGAGCCTGATGGCCTGGCTGCACCTTCCATCTGA
- a CDS encoding motility protein A: MDFSTIAGILAGFGLIVLSIFLSAVEPGIYVNLTGLIIVIGGTMAATLVSYPTHELKKISRALANVFHRTEYSIRDDIYEIAQAARFRRHGNLAGIEERLAKIENPFLRTSIQLVVDNTPADEIVNMLQWRIKRLREKERAEAQIFHTMAAYAPAFGMFGTLVGMVNMLYGVNGPDALNMGHNMAVALMTTLYGVLLANLIFKPVAIKLERRTEKRTMIMRMIVEGAIMLASDRGPIFIRETLKSFSAQYEDELRGSSDSHDDELRTSSGKRSLRASPDDNF, translated from the coding sequence ATGGATTTTTCAACCATTGCCGGCATTTTGGCAGGATTCGGGCTGATCGTGCTCTCCATTTTCCTCTCAGCTGTAGAGCCGGGGATATACGTCAACCTGACAGGTTTGATTATTGTAATTGGCGGCACTATGGCCGCGACACTGGTCAGCTATCCAACCCACGAGCTGAAGAAAATCAGTAGAGCCCTAGCTAATGTTTTCCATCGCACCGAATATTCTATCCGTGATGACATTTATGAGATCGCCCAAGCTGCTCGCTTTCGCAGGCATGGAAACCTGGCGGGAATAGAAGAGCGGCTCGCAAAAATTGAAAATCCATTTCTGCGCACCTCCATCCAACTGGTGGTCGACAACACGCCAGCCGATGAGATTGTAAATATGCTGCAATGGCGCATTAAACGCTTGAGGGAAAAGGAGCGGGCAGAGGCACAGATATTTCACACCATGGCCGCTTATGCACCTGCCTTTGGCATGTTCGGCACGCTCGTAGGCATGGTCAATATGCTCTATGGCGTGAATGGTCCTGACGCATTGAATATGGGTCATAATATGGCGGTGGCGCTGATGACAACGCTCTACGGCGTATTGCTGGCCAATCTTATTTTTAAGCCCGTTGCGATCAAACTTGAACGGCGCACTGAGAAACGCACCATGATCATGCGTATGATTGTCGAGGGTGCGATTATGCTTGCGAGTGACCGAGGCCCTATATTTATCCGGGAAACATTGAAATCATTTTCAGCACAATATGAGGATGAACTGCGGGGCAGTAGTGATTCACACGACGATGAGCTGCGCACATCATCCGGAAAGCGTTCCCTGCGCGCCAGCCCGGATGATAATTTCTAA
- a CDS encoding OmpA/MotB family protein — MNKEQSGDSPAALSLLRTHGLDEPEPIDDSPEITQDTWMVSYLDLVTLLLSLFIVMGTLNAPKAGVQVQETSDGMKAENQKTPVTMDATIKRQGQRQGLEEELNRIIGSNSLGGVMDVKVSPGQIRLQMHASMLFGAGEATLNESAGTPLKDLAKLLQGYPGRVEVAGHSDNIPISGGRYRSNWELSSARAASVVESLIEVGISPDRLHATGYADTRPITSNATPEGRAKNRRVEFIVEMGSELLHQR; from the coding sequence GTGAACAAAGAACAGTCAGGTGATAGCCCTGCAGCCCTTTCATTGCTTCGCACACATGGGTTGGATGAGCCGGAACCCATCGATGACTCACCTGAGATAACGCAAGATACCTGGATGGTCTCCTATCTGGATTTGGTGACCCTGCTGTTGAGCCTTTTTATTGTCATGGGGACACTTAATGCACCAAAAGCCGGCGTACAAGTGCAGGAGACCTCTGATGGAATGAAAGCAGAGAATCAGAAGACACCAGTCACAATGGATGCGACGATCAAACGGCAGGGCCAGCGCCAGGGGCTGGAGGAGGAACTCAACCGTATCATCGGCAGCAACTCACTGGGCGGGGTCATGGACGTCAAGGTTTCCCCCGGTCAGATACGCCTGCAGATGCATGCCAGCATGCTTTTCGGGGCTGGTGAGGCTACTCTCAACGAATCAGCCGGCACCCCGCTAAAGGATCTGGCAAAGCTCTTACAGGGTTACCCCGGCAGGGTCGAGGTCGCTGGCCATAGTGATAACATCCCTATCTCCGGAGGGCGCTACCGCTCTAACTGGGAGCTCTCTTCAGCGAGGGCCGCTTCAGTGGTTGAGTCACTGATTGAAGTCGGCATCTCCCCCGACAGGCTGCATGCAACAGGTTATGCCGATACGCGACCGATCACCTCCAATGCCACCCCTGAGGGCAGAGCGAAAAATCGCCGCGTTGAATTTATTGTTGAAATGGGCTCAGAACTGCTGCATCAACGCTAA
- a CDS encoding sigma-54-dependent transcriptional regulator, which translates to MEQSAFILLVEDNDEFRQILKELLETSGYHVTAAPNATRAREALDLGKFDMCILDVRLPDGNGIELMREFRKGDPDMGIIIMTGYAEIDTAIDAVRLGANDFLKKPFALDEMLVRVTELMKTRQLRKDNTSLREQVRSTENLTGFTGQCAAMRHLQETVNLLGSSDSTILISGESGSGKEVLAKALHRTGSRSNKPLVSINCGAIPEELLESELFGHVKGAFTGAIKSRPGRFELANGGAIFLDEIGDMSPKLQVKLLRVLQERSFEPVGSQQSIEVDVRVIAATHRDLEEEVAAGRFREDLYYRLNVIPLHLPPLRERGDDILLLVNHFLNYFNSEKGSNITGLSNDAKQALLSYEWPGNVRELRNLVERVCTLKREGVVETSDLPSRMISEQARMAQNFQIDINEVDHIDLKATVDEFENHLIQSALERFNWNKNRAANFLSMNRTTLVEKIKKKGISQPSE; encoded by the coding sequence ATGGAACAGTCCGCGTTTATTTTACTGGTTGAAGACAATGATGAGTTCCGTCAAATCCTGAAAGAGTTGCTGGAAACATCAGGATATCATGTCACTGCTGCGCCCAATGCTACCAGAGCTCGTGAAGCACTCGACCTGGGAAAGTTTGATATGTGCATACTTGATGTGCGCCTGCCAGATGGCAATGGCATAGAGCTGATGCGTGAATTCCGTAAGGGTGATCCGGACATGGGCATCATTATCATGACTGGCTATGCAGAAATAGACACCGCCATCGACGCTGTACGTTTAGGTGCCAACGACTTCCTGAAGAAGCCGTTTGCTCTTGATGAAATGCTGGTACGCGTTACCGAATTGATGAAAACGCGGCAGCTGCGTAAGGACAATACCTCACTACGGGAGCAGGTTCGTTCAACAGAAAACCTGACTGGGTTCACTGGTCAATGTGCCGCGATGCGCCATCTGCAGGAGACGGTGAATCTTCTTGGCAGCTCTGACAGCACCATTTTGATCTCTGGCGAATCCGGCAGTGGCAAGGAGGTGCTGGCCAAGGCGCTGCACCGCACAGGCAGCCGCTCAAACAAACCTTTGGTTTCAATTAATTGCGGCGCGATTCCGGAGGAGCTACTGGAATCGGAGCTGTTTGGCCACGTCAAAGGAGCCTTTACCGGCGCCATCAAGTCGCGTCCTGGACGCTTTGAACTGGCCAATGGGGGCGCCATATTCCTTGATGAAATCGGAGATATGAGCCCAAAACTTCAGGTGAAACTCCTGCGCGTTTTGCAGGAGAGAAGTTTTGAACCAGTCGGCAGCCAGCAGAGTATTGAGGTGGATGTGCGCGTCATAGCAGCAACGCACCGGGATTTGGAAGAGGAGGTTGCAGCTGGACGCTTCCGGGAAGATCTCTACTATCGGCTTAATGTGATTCCACTGCATCTGCCTCCGCTGCGGGAGCGAGGTGACGATATCCTGCTGCTGGTTAACCACTTCCTGAACTATTTCAATTCCGAAAAAGGTTCAAATATCACAGGACTCTCCAATGATGCCAAACAGGCACTACTCTCCTATGAGTGGCCGGGCAATGTCCGCGAATTACGCAACCTGGTGGAGAGGGTCTGCACACTGAAGCGCGAGGGCGTAGTCGAAACAAGTGACCTGCCATCACGCATGATTAGTGAGCAGGCTCGTATGGCTCAGAATTTCCAGATCGATATCAATGAGGTGGATCATATCGATCTAAAAGCCACTGTGGATGAGTTTGAGAACCACCTTATTCAATCTGCGCTGGAGCGCTTCAACTGGAACAAAAATCGTGCGGCTAACTTTCTCTCCATGAACCGGACAACACTGGTTGAGAAAATCAAAAAGAAAGGCATCTCCCAGCCTTCAGAGTAA